The proteins below are encoded in one region of Brachyspira intermedia PWS/A:
- a CDS encoding ankyrin repeat domain-containing protein: MKNKIIRILMITLMTVITLYAANNESNNDKVKDITINNTETTDNIENTEYIQIEDNTLIEPDKEADEYAENENIKEETKDNSTFNESNNEKLKNTVMTNEIIMPSEELLKLLEKNKNKTGVAEMIELINEGGINAASKDKIDIEDIICHTNTTSLMLASSFGHYDIAKALIDNGALVNLRAGDGFNALMEAVRTDNIEMAKLLIEHNSDINIKNKDGKNMIMIACENGNEEMFNLLIENNADINEKSSWGASALIYASEKGNINIMQYLIDNGIDVNGKADDNGDTPLLWAVTGENPYEASKLLIENGADVNATNNSGVAPATILAGSVPKVVKLLKDNGADLDTKFANDDPPIAIAASVGNLEIVKALVENGADVNYYPNDMNYTAIYHAIDQGCYEVAEYLFKNGVDLNIELKPSDVYGGAIKESYNVLEYAEAMQDKKMINIVSKYYKKKK, encoded by the coding sequence ATGAAAAATAAAATCATTCGCATTCTGATGATAACCCTAATGACAGTAATAACTTTATATGCGGCAAATAATGAAAGCAATAATGATAAAGTAAAAGACATTACAATAAATAATACAGAAACAACAGATAATATAGAAAATACAGAATACATACAAATAGAAGATAATACATTAATAGAACCTGACAAAGAAGCTGATGAATATGCTGAAAATGAAAATATAAAAGAAGAAACAAAAGATAATAGCACTTTTAATGAAAGTAATAATGAAAAGTTGAAAAACACAGTAATGACAAATGAAATAATAATGCCTAGTGAAGAATTATTAAAACTATTAGAAAAAAATAAAAATAAAACAGGCGTTGCTGAAATGATTGAATTGATAAATGAGGGCGGTATAAATGCTGCTTCAAAAGATAAAATTGATATAGAAGATATAATATGCCACACTAATACAACATCTTTAATGCTAGCATCATCATTTGGTCATTATGATATAGCAAAAGCTTTGATTGATAATGGGGCTTTAGTTAATTTAAGAGCAGGCGATGGATTTAATGCTTTAATGGAAGCTGTAAGAACTGATAATATAGAGATGGCAAAATTATTAATAGAACATAATTCTGATATAAATATAAAAAATAAAGACGGCAAAAATATGATTATGATTGCATGCGAAAACGGCAATGAAGAAATGTTTAATCTATTAATAGAAAATAATGCAGATATAAATGAAAAATCATCATGGGGAGCATCTGCACTTATTTATGCTTCTGAAAAAGGCAATATTAATATAATGCAATATTTAATAGATAACGGAATAGATGTTAATGGAAAAGCTGATGATAATGGGGACACTCCATTACTTTGGGCTGTTACAGGAGAGAATCCTTATGAAGCTTCAAAACTTTTAATAGAAAATGGTGCTGATGTGAATGCTACAAATAACAGCGGAGTTGCTCCTGCTACTATACTTGCTGGATCTGTTCCTAAAGTGGTTAAACTTTTAAAAGATAATGGTGCTGATTTAGATACAAAATTTGCAAATGATGATCCTCCTATAGCAATTGCTGCAAGCGTTGGTAATTTAGAAATAGTTAAGGCATTAGTTGAAAATGGTGCTGACGTGAACTATTATCCTAATGATATGAATTATACTGCAATATATCATGCTATAGATCAAGGCTGTTATGAAGTTGCTGAATATTTATTCAAAAACGGAGTAGATTTAAATATAGAATTAAAACCTTCTGATGTTTATGGAGGTGCTATAAAAGAAAGTTATAATGTTTTAGAATATGCTGAAGCTATGCAGGATAAAAAAATGATTAACATAGTAAGCAAATATTATAAGAAGAAAAAATAA
- a CDS encoding C-GCAxxG-C-C family (seleno)protein, producing the protein MKTNINIEECINDAKNVFGKGFGCSEAIIYALNKHFEFNLSDDAIAMSSSFLRGVGGSGCLCGAVAASSMCLGFLFGRREPHQKVDNCLRLSNEFHDSFKKEFKSTCCRVITKGMEQNSEERKKSCKDVVAFTTETTAKMIMRELNKN; encoded by the coding sequence ATGAAAACAAATATCAATATCGAAGAATGCATTAATGATGCAAAAAATGTTTTTGGTAAAGGATTCGGATGTTCTGAAGCTATAATATATGCTTTAAACAAACATTTTGAATTTAATTTAAGCGATGATGCTATAGCTATGAGTTCATCATTTTTGAGAGGAGTTGGAGGAAGCGGATGCTTATGCGGTGCTGTTGCTGCAAGCTCTATGTGTTTGGGGTTTTTATTTGGAAGAAGAGAACCCCATCAAAAAGTAGATAATTGTCTTAGATTAAGCAATGAATTTCATGATAGTTTTAAAAAAGAGTTCAAATCAACTTGCTGCAGAGTGATAACAAAAGGAATGGAGCAAAACTCAGAAGAAAGAAAAAAATCCTGCAAAGATGTTGTTGCTTTCACTACAGAAACTACAGCAAAAATGATAATGAGAGAATTAAATAAAAATTAA